The following proteins are encoded in a genomic region of Microcoleus sp. FACHB-68:
- a CDS encoding DEAD/DEAH box helicase family protein, translated as MSELHLQDKFLIPFFRESLGYQEVKANTITNSLIIEEDLQTFISTTELNEKPYEALLKKYSGNAQQLLADLIELIQERIASSRNMALFINANKSVTLQGIKLHLFYTDDSVIHDSSLFAQNIFSVVQELPYKYHYQSKQIFSFRPDLCLFVNGIYLGYSELKSNLSNQTARKNGRGKVIKDYFDAVRIYHDTFDQNPHLSDKEKDSYRKDFLKIFEKAIHITTTDIAETYVIRTLSDYFDDILTTCREGKFDREEYEKKVVKAFKPYPLLNSTAEQKEKLKELFIAHYGKSFIEKEILYYNFIERDVYVVNGKKELKNEIGQLISPRPKQKFGTDKILAKIDEFLEHEAEDDYFIHQLEQQLAHVSTAKRQELIEKRKAYANNKNVYSLLLQYAAGFGKSNIIGWTALQLKDLRRNGEYIYDKIMIVVDRLQLRSQIDSKMLNMNIDNRMYIEAHNKKTFQEALRSDTRLVIVNLQKFGAVREMLDSDTLQKLAQLRIVFLIDEIHRSNSGDQHEEMVNIFDELQTPFDSQQQYNQTRTKKNLIVGFTATPDDHTLARFGEFSGYAESEKLWVPFDSYTMKEAIEDGFILNPLKNIVPVASKMLFDIPSNELEGFTEPNYKDADKKQIYENRERINAIAQYVADLLVKDVYRQIRGTGKAMLAVYSIKAAIAYKQAVTQHFNELIKQPKYAKYAGAPIHIVYSSNQDEQSATGLNEGLTEEKVLESFALKKNGLIIVVAKLQTGFDEKKLHTLFLDKEIKGIAAIQAISRVNRTAKYKNDCKIVDFSYNNVNVQNIKDAFEHFSDVVVSDFDPHSDKRVLEILFTELKKSDVYEQFFEVFLAIFNNNAKRNHPESCLDLESSIEKYIDANPKRTAGTKAKAAQYFTILNRIEYVISLDEKYSEPSLLEFLRLFNTIYNRLHRTDDIKDAIEVYFDNQIGIIEVETQEPEPKKKKPTKVAEGKEPSNTAYQFDILAILDARNEQEALKGERIQEFALKISDLFEYVRNAEDGKRLIIKIKSNVTEEEIYEDFAKIYRKYKVLNRKQVGDYFFREMEDLVNKLCDDFEVTVRNADQQSI; from the coding sequence TTTCGAGAAAGTTTAGGCTACCAAGAAGTTAAAGCCAACACAATCACCAATTCCCTGATCATCGAGGAAGACTTACAAACCTTCATCTCCACCACCGAACTCAACGAAAAGCCCTACGAAGCCCTACTCAAAAAATATAGCGGCAACGCCCAACAACTGCTAGCAGATCTAATCGAACTGATCCAAGAGCGCATCGCCAGCAGCCGCAACATGGCCCTCTTCATCAATGCCAACAAATCCGTTACCCTGCAAGGCATCAAACTCCACCTATTCTACACCGACGACAGCGTAATTCACGACAGCAGCCTCTTTGCCCAAAATATCTTCTCTGTTGTTCAAGAACTGCCCTATAAATACCACTATCAAAGCAAACAAATCTTTTCCTTCCGTCCTGATCTCTGCCTCTTTGTTAATGGCATTTACCTCGGCTATAGCGAACTAAAATCTAACCTCAGCAACCAAACCGCCCGTAAGAATGGACGGGGTAAAGTCATCAAAGACTACTTTGATGCTGTCCGAATCTATCACGACACCTTTGATCAAAATCCTCACCTCAGCGACAAAGAAAAAGACTCCTACCGCAAAGACTTTCTCAAAATCTTTGAAAAAGCCATTCACATCACCACCACCGACATAGCCGAAACCTACGTCATTCGGACGCTCTCTGACTATTTCGACGACATCCTCACCACCTGCCGCGAAGGGAAGTTTGATCGCGAAGAGTACGAAAAGAAAGTTGTCAAAGCCTTCAAACCCTATCCACTGCTTAATTCCACCGCTGAACAAAAGGAAAAACTCAAAGAACTCTTCATTGCCCACTACGGCAAAAGCTTCATTGAAAAAGAAATCCTCTACTACAACTTTATTGAGCGGGATGTTTACGTTGTCAACGGTAAAAAGGAACTCAAAAACGAAATTGGGCAACTAATCTCACCCCGTCCCAAACAAAAATTCGGCACCGATAAAATTCTGGCTAAAATTGACGAATTCTTAGAACATGAAGCCGAAGACGACTACTTCATTCACCAGCTAGAACAGCAGCTAGCCCACGTCTCCACCGCCAAACGTCAGGAACTTATCGAAAAGCGCAAAGCCTACGCTAACAACAAAAACGTCTATTCTCTCCTATTGCAATATGCTGCCGGGTTCGGCAAATCCAACATTATTGGCTGGACAGCTCTACAACTCAAAGATCTACGCCGCAACGGTGAATACATTTACGACAAAATTATGATTGTGGTTGATCGCCTGCAACTCCGCAGCCAGATCGACTCGAAAATGCTGAATATGAACATCGATAACCGGATGTACATTGAGGCACATAACAAAAAAACCTTCCAAGAAGCCCTCCGATCCGACACCCGTTTAGTCATCGTCAACCTGCAAAAATTTGGGGCTGTGCGAGAAATGCTCGACTCCGACACCCTACAAAAACTCGCCCAACTCCGCATCGTCTTTTTGATCGACGAGATTCACCGCTCCAACAGTGGCGATCAACACGAAGAAATGGTCAATATCTTTGACGAACTGCAAACCCCCTTTGACTCACAGCAGCAATACAACCAAACCCGCACAAAGAAAAACCTGATAGTCGGCTTCACTGCCACCCCCGACGATCACACCCTCGCCCGCTTTGGTGAATTTAGCGGCTATGCCGAAAGCGAAAAACTCTGGGTTCCCTTCGACTCCTACACCATGAAAGAAGCCATTGAGGACGGCTTTATTCTCAACCCCCTGAAAAATATTGTCCCCGTCGCCTCTAAGATGCTGTTTGACATCCCCAGCAATGAACTGGAGGGCTTCACCGAGCCAAATTACAAAGATGCCGATAAAAAGCAAATTTATGAAAACCGCGAGCGCATCAACGCCATTGCCCAATATGTTGCCGATTTGCTGGTGAAAGATGTCTATCGGCAAATCCGAGGCACCGGCAAAGCAATGCTGGCGGTGTATTCGATTAAAGCAGCAATCGCTTACAAACAAGCTGTAACCCAACATTTCAACGAACTCATCAAACAGCCCAAATACGCCAAATATGCCGGCGCTCCTATCCATATTGTCTACTCCAGCAACCAAGACGAACAAAGCGCCACAGGACTAAACGAAGGACTCACCGAAGAAAAAGTCTTAGAAAGCTTTGCCCTCAAGAAAAATGGCTTAATCATCGTGGTAGCCAAATTACAAACTGGCTTTGACGAGAAAAAACTGCACACCCTATTTTTAGATAAAGAAATTAAAGGCATTGCCGCGATTCAAGCTATCTCACGGGTAAACCGCACTGCCAAATACAAAAATGATTGTAAAATCGTTGATTTTTCCTATAACAATGTCAACGTCCAAAATATCAAAGATGCCTTCGAGCATTTTTCGGATGTCGTTGTTAGTGACTTCGATCCTCACAGTGACAAACGAGTTTTAGAAATTCTGTTTACAGAGCTTAAAAAATCCGATGTTTACGAGCAATTCTTTGAGGTCTTTCTCGCAATTTTCAACAATAACGCTAAACGCAATCATCCTGAAAGTTGCCTCGACTTAGAAAGCAGCATCGAAAAGTATATTGATGCCAACCCCAAGCGCACTGCCGGCACCAAAGCTAAAGCTGCTCAGTATTTCACCATCCTCAACCGCATTGAGTATGTGATTAGCCTAGATGAGAAGTACAGCGAACCTAGCTTGCTAGAATTCCTGCGTCTGTTCAATACCATTTACAATAGACTACACCGGACTGATGATATTAAAGACGCAATCGAAGTCTATTTTGATAACCAAATCGGCATCATTGAAGTTGAAACCCAAGAACCAGAGCCAAAGAAAAAGAAACCCACTAAGGTTGCTGAAGGCAAAGAACCTAGCAATACAGCATATCAATTTGATATTCTTGCTATCCTCGATGCGCGTAATGAACAAGAAGCTTTAAAAGGAGAACGTATTCAAGAATTTGCCTTAAAAATTAGCGATCTCTTTGAATATGTGCGGAATGCTGAGGACGGCAAACGTTTGATTATTAAGATTAAATCAAATGTTACAGAAGAGGAAATCTATGAAGACTTTGCCAAAATCTATCGCAAATATAAAGTATTAAATCGAAAACAAGTGGGAGATT